In Primulina eburnea isolate SZY01 chromosome 5, ASM2296580v1, whole genome shotgun sequence, a single window of DNA contains:
- the LOC140831420 gene encoding secreted RxLR effector protein 161-like, protein MEESKRVYNPMSHGVTLSKSMCPKTEKEIEIMSRILYASSIDNIIYVKDILQYLRRTKNLFLVYGSGELKFEGYTDSSFQSDVDDSKLTSAFVFKLNCGVVSWKSSKQDTTVDSTTKAEYIAALAAANEGVWMKNSFKRWV, encoded by the exons ATGGAGGAGTCAAAGAGAGTATATAATCCAATGTCTCATGGTGTGactctatccaagtctatgtgccCTAAGACTGAAAAAGAGATAGAAATCATGAGCCGCATTCTATATGCGTCTTCTATAGACAATATTATCTATG TGAAGGACATTCTTCAGTACTTGAGAAGAACGAAGAATTTGTTCTTGGTTTATGGcagtggagaattaaaatttgaagGCTATACTGATTCTAGCTTTCAATCAGATGTGGATGATTCAAAATTAACCTCTGCATTTGTATTCAAGCTCAATTGTGgtgttgtctcttggaagagttccaaacaAGACACCACAGTGGATTCAACCACTAAGGCCGAGTACATAGCTGCATTGGCTGCAGCAAATGAGGGTGTTTGGATGAAGAATTCGTTCAAGCGTTGGGTGTAA